A region of Ictidomys tridecemlineatus isolate mIctTri1 chromosome 4, mIctTri1.hap1, whole genome shotgun sequence DNA encodes the following proteins:
- the Exph5 gene encoding exophilin-5 isoform X3, with protein sequence MIKQPLTHRLRMAKNDPTELQTSRSKILTNQKKPTSAPSRLSFRSSFASLFSFRKPGKETLKLQSLGQKGCGGHVGPPEPARGTTLQAKIYSSPLENQPVDSASVPTPAIMRVGSGMPPPWDASVLDNEFFQVLDDLDSTLAQEQSESSVNTNMSLNYGSRTPFSRSYSSGNRRGNIIGTHKHRYNETSNMSIYDILRPGTPREGFKTFSPRTRTICDMYRSREPRILKEDYAQKNTLGSTSLCFDSRQRTASSAPRHFTARSVHFPATTQNKSRFVPPPSHQRTPKRTPLSSIIWNRSDSSGDRQNQEEFLRAPSPMEIDPADHYMYPRCFQENRRYEFYHSRNVFQSSSLNAPMDNAVSPDAFENSENMPFYYQDNVFARSFFSNTFRQSREQRFGQSSFWNQQKEYFPYSDFHPSRKPFTSDRDFEMISIEANSASAIHGHSIPSRHWEPFSSHYGTNLFRGQEEPHLWQPDFQTSPPESMEISPGNESQSTHFGTPNVYSRTGSGYHIKSSGLECHQDSSPREVLINKEPYSFGIASLVSSFKNSFSRIPDEQGNSQSPNFQQSTVTLQKIIPNNPDTLPVRNHMEDIVTDSNSTDSLSLTESHLNISVTEMNNEKNLTESILEEDKQLNKMDQVNITGEIPQPVSQTVISSPLTDSQNSLSQDSAKSNRFNFNEPPKINFKRSPRVFSRNDTSQMYASHREKANELKKEKSFPGDKKLGSATSLSFTQESITPPSFLGPNQECHQELTVGSEDSSSIIKNHHWHSEPIDTQNTQSPEEAVISDTEQCPTTHSTNCSKLAAGNNSLSSSSGLSSGAPPDSSPSNNSFPDELMIPSTTVFSRKSTSDKDLLLKEREGKDNASKNQNDQFAVSPSGNQKSTDSHMPVSDEVVDVVKCHSCSPFRNGRGKGKIRRRISCIEKLSKIENRSIPISEGSSLIEENQSNELNTIYCTLPRKSASFLINSRQPESKIMAASIRNGPLPFQIKNNVEDPVGKYQSSKFRPSSPELVSECSKGVSDSVPVAPEDTEKKTYMKGIRNASVRKGPLPFLIKRAMSCPSGEPCASTGKDGRKKPSVSDTDTYAITPSPWERMVNSLENDSSVRDCSLTKRHHLKGFSPECMEKDGETIASRTSVFSLSDEDPLPFCAESSGKECRKTLHKFKTTSTFSVSGDEENVKCLEVVSIYYTLPRKPSKKFCDLLQRYTQNASPLTESPQVETETFPNDLERDEPTYSPPDQSETLSAEDLTVPVNSAQSYLSQTTENMAVFKLPNNGLSEMASVGTDVCLHKGESKTRNTSPDNLAKTPLGDLQSRKEKGGKCQSGTLHTSVMLQERNGTGKNSETSINAGNGLPAHLEDNVENSQTRSSRECAGSGIDFIATASGECPQKDHTVIFVDDSSSGSQPREVRGKTETDCHKRTDRMLSDSENRVFALIPAFHKLQVVEETHSGEQDLENLESGPRESSQASQDINITGNITESRKVKDEMQKLARDQTLLPGGSNENKTNLGNPEKAENKPTVKHRLAAMSKANRKFPTKDLSPRRHVATIFPQSGSKSDFGHLSLGNLECDPLSPEPTPNSTGSTDESCLSNNGMNMEKSENPLQDMITSGRETSSHSCDQKSDNISQLHQNEFQNVSESPPKHENSEDVTVAQILEKESGTPTQLTFTSLREADFSDQQKRLSPPFPREPAQNSTVNLSLASCQQQQRCASSPNRESEPHLYRSKSLKNISVLGDQLYVSGPPKVRERHFSESTSIDNALSQLSLANEFSTNAGYGRRFKSFSELPSCDENERWTLYSSRTKTVPKSASSISRPIDYGIFGKEQQLAFLENVKRSLTQGRLWKPSFLKNPGFLKDDVINPSNTSESLSSNSPSSQVPKDGLFANEPLNIYEEDPVDSDCDTDTTTDDEYYLDENDKESEL encoded by the coding sequence TTTTAGATGATTTGGATAGCACACTGGCTCAGGAGCAGTCTGAAAGTTCAGTGAATACCAACATGTCCCTAAACTACGGATCAAGAACACCCTTCAGTCGTTCTTACTCCAGTGGGAACAGACGTGGCAATATCATAGGAACACACAAACATCGCTACAATGAAACTTCCAATATGTCAATTTATGACATCCTGCGACCAGGAACTCCTAGAGAAGGCTTTAAAACCTTTTCTCCCAGGACAAGGACAATTTGTGATATGTACAGGTCAAGGGAGCCCAGAATCTTAAAAGAAGATTATGCGCAAAAGAATACTCTTGGTAGTACGTCTCTATGTTTTGACAGCCGGCAACGAACAGCCTCATCAGCCCCAAGGCATTTCACAGCAAGAAGCGTACATTTTCCAGCCACAACTCAGAACAAGAGTAGGTTTGTACCACCACCAAGCCACCAGCGGACCCCAAAGAGAACTCCTTTGTCATCCATCATATGGAATAGATCAGATTCTTCTGGAGATAGGCAGAACCAGGAAGAATTTCTGAGGGCACCATCACCCATGGAAATAGACCCTGCTGACCATTATATGTACCCAAGGTGTTTTCAGGAGAATAGGAGATATGAATTTTACCATTCACGGAATGTTTTCCAGAGTTCTAGTTTAAATGCCCCCATGGATAATGCAGTGAGTCCTGATGCATTTGAGAACTCAGAGAATATGCCATTTTACTATCAAGACAACGTATTTGCTAGGTCTTTCTTTAGCAATACCTTTAGACaaagcagagaacagagatttggaCAAAGTTCTTTTTGGAACCAACAGAAAGAATATTTTCCCTATTCTGACTTTCATCCAAGTAGGAAACCATTCACTTCTGACAGAGACTTTGAAATGATTTCCATTGAAGCAAATAGTGCATCAGCTATTCATGGTCATAGTATCCCTTCTCGACACTGGGAaccattttcttctcattatggAACAAATCTTTTCAGAGGCCAAGAAGAGCCACATCTGTGGCAACCTGATTTTCAAACTTCCCCACCAGAGAGCATGGAGATATCACCTGGTAATGAGAGCCAATCTACTCATTTTGGCACACCTAATGTTTACTCCAGGACTGGTTCAGGTTATCACATCAAATCTAGTGGGTTGGAATGTCATCAGGACAGTTCTCCTAGAGAAGTACTTATAAACAAAGAACCTTACTCATTTGGAATTGCTTCTCTAGTGTCCTCATTCAAAAATTCCTTCTCCAGGATTCCTGATGAACAAGGGAATTCTCAGAGTCCCAACTTTCAGCAGTCTACAGTGACTTTGCAGAAAATTATTCCAAATAATCCAGATACCCTTCCAGTAAGAAACCATATGGAGGATATTGTGACAGATAGCAATTCAACTGATTCTCTGTCACTGACTGAAAGCCACCTTAATATCTCGGTCACAGAAATGAATAATGAGAAGAACTTGACTGAATCTATTTTAGAAGAAGACAAACAACTAAACAAGATGGACCAGGTGAACATAACAGGTGAAATACCCCAACCTGTTTCACAGACAGTGATCTCTAGCCCTTTAACGGATTCTCAGAATTCTCTCTCCCAGGACTCAGCCAAGAGCAATAGGTTTAATTTTAATGAACCtcccaaaataaatttcaaaaggtCACCCAGAGTCTTTTCCAGGAACGATACTTCCCAAATGTATGCATCACACAGAGAGAAGGCCAATGAActtaaaaaagagaagagttttccTGGGGACAAAAAACTTGGTTCAGCAACTTCCCTTTCTTTCACCCAGGAAAGCATAACACCACCATCTTTCCTTGGCCCAAATCAAGAGTGTCATCAGGAATTAACAGTAGGTAGTGAGGATAGTTCAAGCATTATTAAAAATCACCACTGGCACTCTGAACCTATTGATACTCAAAACACACAGTCTCCAGAGGAAGCTGTTATTTCAGATACTGAACAATGTCCCACAACTCACTCTACTAACTGTAGCAAGCTGGCTGCTGGGAACAATAGCTTAAGCAGTTCTTCAGGTCTGTCATCAGGTGCACCACCAGATTCCTCACCATCAAATAATTCTTTCCCTGATGAACTTATGATTCCTTCTACTACAGTGTTCTCCAGGAAAAGTACTTCAGACAAAGATCTACTtctgaaagaaagggaaggaaaggacaATGCTAGCAAAAACCAAAATGATCAGTTTGCTGTAAGCCCCTCAGGAAATCAGAAGAGTACGGATAGTCACATGCCTGTAAGTGATGAAGTGGTTGATGTTGTCAAATGCCATTCATGCTCTCCATTCAGAAATggaaggggaaaagggaaaataagacGTCGCATATCCTGTATTGAAAAGTtaagcaaaatagaaaataggtCAATACCCATCAGTGAAGGCAGTAGCCTCATTGAGGAGAACCAAAGCAATGAGCTTAACACAATTTATTGTACCTTGCCAAGAAAATCAGCCAGTTTTCTCATAAACAGCAGACAGCCTGAAAGTAAGATAATGGCTGCTTCCATTAGGAATGGACCACTCCCAttccaaataaaaaacaatgtggaAGATCCAGTTGGGAAGTATCAATCCAGCAAATTCAGACCCAGTTCTCCTGAGTTGGTAAGTGAATGTTCCAAAGGTGTTTCAGACTCAGTCCCCGTAGCACCTGAAGACACAGAGAAGAAGACATATATGAAAGGTATTCGAAATGCTTCTGTCAGAAAAGGACCACTTCCATTCCTCATCAAGAGGGCTATGTCCTGTCCTTCAGGGGAGCCATGTGCCTCAACtggaaaagatggaagaaaaaagcCATCAGTTTCAGACACAGATACTTATGCTATAACACCAAGCCCTTGGGAGAGAATGGTTAACTCTCTGGAAAATGACTCATCTGTTAGAGATTGTTCTTTAACCAAAAGACACCATCTAAAAGGATTCTCTCCAGAATGCATGGAAAAGGATGGTGAAACTATTGCCTCCAGGACGAGTGTATTTTCCCTTTCAGATGAAGATCCATTACCTTTTTGTGCAGAATCGTCAGGAAAAGAATGCAGGAAAACATTGCATAAATTTAAGACAACTAGCACATTTTCTGTTTCTGGtgatgaagaaaatgtaaaatgccTTGAGGTGGTTTCTATATATTATACTCTACCAAGGAAACCCAGCaaaaaattctgtgatctccTTCAACGGTATACACAAAATGCCAGTCCACTTACAGAATCACCTCAGGTGGAAACTGAAACATTTCCTAATGATTTAGAAAGAGATGAACCAACTTATTCTCCACCAGACCAATCAGAAACACTTTCAGCTGAAGATCTAACGGTACCAGTCAACTCTGCTCAAAGTTATCTTTCTCAGACCACTGAAAACATGGCTGTCTTCAAATTACCAAACAATGGGCTCTCAGAAATGGCTTCTGTTGGGACAGATGTTTGTCTTCATAAGGGAGAATCTAAAACTAGAAATACTTCCCCAGACAACTTAGCTAAAACACCTTTAGGTGATTTAcaaagcagaaaagagaaagggggaaaatgtCAAAGTGGAACCCTGCATACATCAGTAATGCTTCAGGAAAGAAATGGTACCGGCAAAAACTCTGAAACCTCCATTAATGCAGGAAATGGTCTCCCAGCCCATTTAGAAGATAATGTTGAAAATTCTCAAACCAGAAGTTCCAGGGAGTGCGCAGGTAGTGGTATAGACTTTATAGCTACTGCAAGTGGAGAGTGTCCTCAAAAAGATCACACAGTGATATTTGTAGATGATAGCTCCAGTGGATCACAGCCAAGGGAGGTCAGAGGGAAAACTGAAACAGATTGCCATAAAAGAACTGATAGAATGCTTTCTGATTCAGAAAACCGAGTCTTTGCTTTAATTCCGGCATTCCATAAACTGCAAGTAGTTGAAGAGACTCATTCAGGTGAACAAGATTTAGAGAATTTAGAGTCTGGACCCAGAGAATCATCTCAAGCAAGTCAGGATATAAATATAACAGGAAATATAACAGAAAGCAGGAAGGTTAAAGATGAAATGCAGAAATTAGCTCGGGATCAAACTTTACTTCCTGGAGGgagtaatgaaaataaaactaacttGGGTAACccagaaaaagcagaaaacaaaccTACAGTTAAACATAGATTGGCAGCCATGTctaaagcaaacagaaaattCCCCACTAAGGACTTAAGTCCTAGAAGACATGTAGCTACTATCTTCCCCCAAAGCGGGAGCAAATCTGACTTTGGCCATTTATCACTTGGCAATCTGGAATGTGACCCACTGTCCCCTGAGCCTACTCCAAATTCCACAGGTTCCACAGATGAAAGCTGCTTGAGTAATAATGGGATGAATATGGAGAAATCTGAGAACCCTCTCCAGGATATGATAACATCTGGCAGAGAAACTTCTAGCCACTCCTGTGATCAGAAGTCTGACAACATTTCACAACTACATCAGAATGAGTTTCAAAATGTCTCAGAATCACCCCCAAAGCATGAGAATTCTGAAGATGTGACAGTAGCTCAGATTTTGGAAAAAGAATCAGGAACCCCAACCCAGCTCACATTCACCAGCCTCAGAGAAGCTGACTTCTCTGACCAGCAGAAGAGGCTGAGCCCTCCTTTTCCACGGGAGCCTGCACAAAATTCTACAGTCAACCTCTCACTGGCCAGTTGTCAGCAGCAACAGAGGTGTGCTTCATCTCCGAACAGGGaatctgagccacatctctatcGTTCAAAGAGCTTAAAGAACATCAGTGTGCTAGGTGATCAGCTATATGTAAGTGGACCTCCCAAAGTCAGGGAGCGCCATTTTTCTGAAAGCACTTCTATTGACAATGCCCTGAGTCAACTGAGCCTTGCGAATGAATTCTCTACCAACGCTGGATATGGCAGAAGATTCAAATCTTTTTCTGAACTTCCTTCCTGTGATGAAAATGAACGTTGGACTTTGTATAGCAGCAGGACAAAAACAGTTCCCAAGTCTGCATCATCTATATCCAGACCTATTGACTATGGAATTTTTGGGAAAGAACAACAGTTGGCTTTCTTGGAGAATGTAAAGAGGTCACTCACACAAGGAAGATTATGGAAACCAAGTTTTCTTAAGAACCCAGGCTTCCTGAAAGATGACGTAATCAATCCTTCCAACACATCAGAGTCATTAAGTTCAAATTCTCCTAGCAGTCAGGTGCCAAAAGATGGCTTATTTGCCAACGAACCACTTAATATATATGAGGAGGACCCAGTGGACTCAGATTGTGACACAGACACTACCACAGATGATGAATACTACCTGGATGAAAATGACAAAGAGTCAGAACTCTGa
- the Exph5 gene encoding exophilin-5 isoform X4 — protein MRVGSGMPPPWDASVLDNEFFQVLDDLDSTLAQEQSESSVNTNMSLNYGSRTPFSRSYSSGNRRGNIIGTHKHRYNETSNMSIYDILRPGTPREGFKTFSPRTRTICDMYRSREPRILKEDYAQKNTLGSTSLCFDSRQRTASSAPRHFTARSVHFPATTQNKSRFVPPPSHQRTPKRTPLSSIIWNRSDSSGDRQNQEEFLRAPSPMEIDPADHYMYPRCFQENRRYEFYHSRNVFQSSSLNAPMDNAVSPDAFENSENMPFYYQDNVFARSFFSNTFRQSREQRFGQSSFWNQQKEYFPYSDFHPSRKPFTSDRDFEMISIEANSASAIHGHSIPSRHWEPFSSHYGTNLFRGQEEPHLWQPDFQTSPPESMEISPGNESQSTHFGTPNVYSRTGSGYHIKSSGLECHQDSSPREVLINKEPYSFGIASLVSSFKNSFSRIPDEQGNSQSPNFQQSTVTLQKIIPNNPDTLPVRNHMEDIVTDSNSTDSLSLTESHLNISVTEMNNEKNLTESILEEDKQLNKMDQVNITGEIPQPVSQTVISSPLTDSQNSLSQDSAKSNRFNFNEPPKINFKRSPRVFSRNDTSQMYASHREKANELKKEKSFPGDKKLGSATSLSFTQESITPPSFLGPNQECHQELTVGSEDSSSIIKNHHWHSEPIDTQNTQSPEEAVISDTEQCPTTHSTNCSKLAAGNNSLSSSSGLSSGAPPDSSPSNNSFPDELMIPSTTVFSRKSTSDKDLLLKEREGKDNASKNQNDQFAVSPSGNQKSTDSHMPVSDEVVDVVKCHSCSPFRNGRGKGKIRRRISCIEKLSKIENRSIPISEGSSLIEENQSNELNTIYCTLPRKSASFLINSRQPESKIMAASIRNGPLPFQIKNNVEDPVGKYQSSKFRPSSPELVSECSKGVSDSVPVAPEDTEKKTYMKGIRNASVRKGPLPFLIKRAMSCPSGEPCASTGKDGRKKPSVSDTDTYAITPSPWERMVNSLENDSSVRDCSLTKRHHLKGFSPECMEKDGETIASRTSVFSLSDEDPLPFCAESSGKECRKTLHKFKTTSTFSVSGDEENVKCLEVVSIYYTLPRKPSKKFCDLLQRYTQNASPLTESPQVETETFPNDLERDEPTYSPPDQSETLSAEDLTVPVNSAQSYLSQTTENMAVFKLPNNGLSEMASVGTDVCLHKGESKTRNTSPDNLAKTPLGDLQSRKEKGGKCQSGTLHTSVMLQERNGTGKNSETSINAGNGLPAHLEDNVENSQTRSSRECAGSGIDFIATASGECPQKDHTVIFVDDSSSGSQPREVRGKTETDCHKRTDRMLSDSENRVFALIPAFHKLQVVEETHSGEQDLENLESGPRESSQASQDINITGNITESRKVKDEMQKLARDQTLLPGGSNENKTNLGNPEKAENKPTVKHRLAAMSKANRKFPTKDLSPRRHVATIFPQSGSKSDFGHLSLGNLECDPLSPEPTPNSTGSTDESCLSNNGMNMEKSENPLQDMITSGRETSSHSCDQKSDNISQLHQNEFQNVSESPPKHENSEDVTVAQILEKESGTPTQLTFTSLREADFSDQQKRLSPPFPREPAQNSTVNLSLASCQQQQRCASSPNRESEPHLYRSKSLKNISVLGDQLYVSGPPKVRERHFSESTSIDNALSQLSLANEFSTNAGYGRRFKSFSELPSCDENERWTLYSSRTKTVPKSASSISRPIDYGIFGKEQQLAFLENVKRSLTQGRLWKPSFLKNPGFLKDDVINPSNTSESLSSNSPSSQVPKDGLFANEPLNIYEEDPVDSDCDTDTTTDDEYYLDENDKESEL, from the coding sequence TTTTAGATGATTTGGATAGCACACTGGCTCAGGAGCAGTCTGAAAGTTCAGTGAATACCAACATGTCCCTAAACTACGGATCAAGAACACCCTTCAGTCGTTCTTACTCCAGTGGGAACAGACGTGGCAATATCATAGGAACACACAAACATCGCTACAATGAAACTTCCAATATGTCAATTTATGACATCCTGCGACCAGGAACTCCTAGAGAAGGCTTTAAAACCTTTTCTCCCAGGACAAGGACAATTTGTGATATGTACAGGTCAAGGGAGCCCAGAATCTTAAAAGAAGATTATGCGCAAAAGAATACTCTTGGTAGTACGTCTCTATGTTTTGACAGCCGGCAACGAACAGCCTCATCAGCCCCAAGGCATTTCACAGCAAGAAGCGTACATTTTCCAGCCACAACTCAGAACAAGAGTAGGTTTGTACCACCACCAAGCCACCAGCGGACCCCAAAGAGAACTCCTTTGTCATCCATCATATGGAATAGATCAGATTCTTCTGGAGATAGGCAGAACCAGGAAGAATTTCTGAGGGCACCATCACCCATGGAAATAGACCCTGCTGACCATTATATGTACCCAAGGTGTTTTCAGGAGAATAGGAGATATGAATTTTACCATTCACGGAATGTTTTCCAGAGTTCTAGTTTAAATGCCCCCATGGATAATGCAGTGAGTCCTGATGCATTTGAGAACTCAGAGAATATGCCATTTTACTATCAAGACAACGTATTTGCTAGGTCTTTCTTTAGCAATACCTTTAGACaaagcagagaacagagatttggaCAAAGTTCTTTTTGGAACCAACAGAAAGAATATTTTCCCTATTCTGACTTTCATCCAAGTAGGAAACCATTCACTTCTGACAGAGACTTTGAAATGATTTCCATTGAAGCAAATAGTGCATCAGCTATTCATGGTCATAGTATCCCTTCTCGACACTGGGAaccattttcttctcattatggAACAAATCTTTTCAGAGGCCAAGAAGAGCCACATCTGTGGCAACCTGATTTTCAAACTTCCCCACCAGAGAGCATGGAGATATCACCTGGTAATGAGAGCCAATCTACTCATTTTGGCACACCTAATGTTTACTCCAGGACTGGTTCAGGTTATCACATCAAATCTAGTGGGTTGGAATGTCATCAGGACAGTTCTCCTAGAGAAGTACTTATAAACAAAGAACCTTACTCATTTGGAATTGCTTCTCTAGTGTCCTCATTCAAAAATTCCTTCTCCAGGATTCCTGATGAACAAGGGAATTCTCAGAGTCCCAACTTTCAGCAGTCTACAGTGACTTTGCAGAAAATTATTCCAAATAATCCAGATACCCTTCCAGTAAGAAACCATATGGAGGATATTGTGACAGATAGCAATTCAACTGATTCTCTGTCACTGACTGAAAGCCACCTTAATATCTCGGTCACAGAAATGAATAATGAGAAGAACTTGACTGAATCTATTTTAGAAGAAGACAAACAACTAAACAAGATGGACCAGGTGAACATAACAGGTGAAATACCCCAACCTGTTTCACAGACAGTGATCTCTAGCCCTTTAACGGATTCTCAGAATTCTCTCTCCCAGGACTCAGCCAAGAGCAATAGGTTTAATTTTAATGAACCtcccaaaataaatttcaaaaggtCACCCAGAGTCTTTTCCAGGAACGATACTTCCCAAATGTATGCATCACACAGAGAGAAGGCCAATGAActtaaaaaagagaagagttttccTGGGGACAAAAAACTTGGTTCAGCAACTTCCCTTTCTTTCACCCAGGAAAGCATAACACCACCATCTTTCCTTGGCCCAAATCAAGAGTGTCATCAGGAATTAACAGTAGGTAGTGAGGATAGTTCAAGCATTATTAAAAATCACCACTGGCACTCTGAACCTATTGATACTCAAAACACACAGTCTCCAGAGGAAGCTGTTATTTCAGATACTGAACAATGTCCCACAACTCACTCTACTAACTGTAGCAAGCTGGCTGCTGGGAACAATAGCTTAAGCAGTTCTTCAGGTCTGTCATCAGGTGCACCACCAGATTCCTCACCATCAAATAATTCTTTCCCTGATGAACTTATGATTCCTTCTACTACAGTGTTCTCCAGGAAAAGTACTTCAGACAAAGATCTACTtctgaaagaaagggaaggaaaggacaATGCTAGCAAAAACCAAAATGATCAGTTTGCTGTAAGCCCCTCAGGAAATCAGAAGAGTACGGATAGTCACATGCCTGTAAGTGATGAAGTGGTTGATGTTGTCAAATGCCATTCATGCTCTCCATTCAGAAATggaaggggaaaagggaaaataagacGTCGCATATCCTGTATTGAAAAGTtaagcaaaatagaaaataggtCAATACCCATCAGTGAAGGCAGTAGCCTCATTGAGGAGAACCAAAGCAATGAGCTTAACACAATTTATTGTACCTTGCCAAGAAAATCAGCCAGTTTTCTCATAAACAGCAGACAGCCTGAAAGTAAGATAATGGCTGCTTCCATTAGGAATGGACCACTCCCAttccaaataaaaaacaatgtggaAGATCCAGTTGGGAAGTATCAATCCAGCAAATTCAGACCCAGTTCTCCTGAGTTGGTAAGTGAATGTTCCAAAGGTGTTTCAGACTCAGTCCCCGTAGCACCTGAAGACACAGAGAAGAAGACATATATGAAAGGTATTCGAAATGCTTCTGTCAGAAAAGGACCACTTCCATTCCTCATCAAGAGGGCTATGTCCTGTCCTTCAGGGGAGCCATGTGCCTCAACtggaaaagatggaagaaaaaagcCATCAGTTTCAGACACAGATACTTATGCTATAACACCAAGCCCTTGGGAGAGAATGGTTAACTCTCTGGAAAATGACTCATCTGTTAGAGATTGTTCTTTAACCAAAAGACACCATCTAAAAGGATTCTCTCCAGAATGCATGGAAAAGGATGGTGAAACTATTGCCTCCAGGACGAGTGTATTTTCCCTTTCAGATGAAGATCCATTACCTTTTTGTGCAGAATCGTCAGGAAAAGAATGCAGGAAAACATTGCATAAATTTAAGACAACTAGCACATTTTCTGTTTCTGGtgatgaagaaaatgtaaaatgccTTGAGGTGGTTTCTATATATTATACTCTACCAAGGAAACCCAGCaaaaaattctgtgatctccTTCAACGGTATACACAAAATGCCAGTCCACTTACAGAATCACCTCAGGTGGAAACTGAAACATTTCCTAATGATTTAGAAAGAGATGAACCAACTTATTCTCCACCAGACCAATCAGAAACACTTTCAGCTGAAGATCTAACGGTACCAGTCAACTCTGCTCAAAGTTATCTTTCTCAGACCACTGAAAACATGGCTGTCTTCAAATTACCAAACAATGGGCTCTCAGAAATGGCTTCTGTTGGGACAGATGTTTGTCTTCATAAGGGAGAATCTAAAACTAGAAATACTTCCCCAGACAACTTAGCTAAAACACCTTTAGGTGATTTAcaaagcagaaaagagaaagggggaaaatgtCAAAGTGGAACCCTGCATACATCAGTAATGCTTCAGGAAAGAAATGGTACCGGCAAAAACTCTGAAACCTCCATTAATGCAGGAAATGGTCTCCCAGCCCATTTAGAAGATAATGTTGAAAATTCTCAAACCAGAAGTTCCAGGGAGTGCGCAGGTAGTGGTATAGACTTTATAGCTACTGCAAGTGGAGAGTGTCCTCAAAAAGATCACACAGTGATATTTGTAGATGATAGCTCCAGTGGATCACAGCCAAGGGAGGTCAGAGGGAAAACTGAAACAGATTGCCATAAAAGAACTGATAGAATGCTTTCTGATTCAGAAAACCGAGTCTTTGCTTTAATTCCGGCATTCCATAAACTGCAAGTAGTTGAAGAGACTCATTCAGGTGAACAAGATTTAGAGAATTTAGAGTCTGGACCCAGAGAATCATCTCAAGCAAGTCAGGATATAAATATAACAGGAAATATAACAGAAAGCAGGAAGGTTAAAGATGAAATGCAGAAATTAGCTCGGGATCAAACTTTACTTCCTGGAGGgagtaatgaaaataaaactaacttGGGTAACccagaaaaagcagaaaacaaaccTACAGTTAAACATAGATTGGCAGCCATGTctaaagcaaacagaaaattCCCCACTAAGGACTTAAGTCCTAGAAGACATGTAGCTACTATCTTCCCCCAAAGCGGGAGCAAATCTGACTTTGGCCATTTATCACTTGGCAATCTGGAATGTGACCCACTGTCCCCTGAGCCTACTCCAAATTCCACAGGTTCCACAGATGAAAGCTGCTTGAGTAATAATGGGATGAATATGGAGAAATCTGAGAACCCTCTCCAGGATATGATAACATCTGGCAGAGAAACTTCTAGCCACTCCTGTGATCAGAAGTCTGACAACATTTCACAACTACATCAGAATGAGTTTCAAAATGTCTCAGAATCACCCCCAAAGCATGAGAATTCTGAAGATGTGACAGTAGCTCAGATTTTGGAAAAAGAATCAGGAACCCCAACCCAGCTCACATTCACCAGCCTCAGAGAAGCTGACTTCTCTGACCAGCAGAAGAGGCTGAGCCCTCCTTTTCCACGGGAGCCTGCACAAAATTCTACAGTCAACCTCTCACTGGCCAGTTGTCAGCAGCAACAGAGGTGTGCTTCATCTCCGAACAGGGaatctgagccacatctctatcGTTCAAAGAGCTTAAAGAACATCAGTGTGCTAGGTGATCAGCTATATGTAAGTGGACCTCCCAAAGTCAGGGAGCGCCATTTTTCTGAAAGCACTTCTATTGACAATGCCCTGAGTCAACTGAGCCTTGCGAATGAATTCTCTACCAACGCTGGATATGGCAGAAGATTCAAATCTTTTTCTGAACTTCCTTCCTGTGATGAAAATGAACGTTGGACTTTGTATAGCAGCAGGACAAAAACAGTTCCCAAGTCTGCATCATCTATATCCAGACCTATTGACTATGGAATTTTTGGGAAAGAACAACAGTTGGCTTTCTTGGAGAATGTAAAGAGGTCACTCACACAAGGAAGATTATGGAAACCAAGTTTTCTTAAGAACCCAGGCTTCCTGAAAGATGACGTAATCAATCCTTCCAACACATCAGAGTCATTAAGTTCAAATTCTCCTAGCAGTCAGGTGCCAAAAGATGGCTTATTTGCCAACGAACCACTTAATATATATGAGGAGGACCCAGTGGACTCAGATTGTGACACAGACACTACCACAGATGATGAATACTACCTGGATGAAAATGACAAAGAGTCAGAACTCTGa